The genome window TCAGCTCATAGGGGGCCTCAATAGTTGGCGCTGTGCTTGGCCGCTCCGCAAGTGCCGGCAGGTCGTTTAACCGCACCAAGGAATTGGTATAAACGTTGGTCTCCTGGGCGGCCGCGGGCAGGGGTGCGATGGCGTCAATCAGCGGAAAGACCGCCAAAACGAAGGCCGCAATCCAGTTTGCCGGGCCACCGGGCTGACCGCCGAACCGGGCCGCGCCCCAGATAACCAGGCTAAGCACTAACAGCAAGACCAGCACCTGCATCAAGAAGTCGCGAAGCCGCTCAAACTTATGCATGGCTCGGGCAGTTGCCAGGTATTGCTGTTCATTTTGATCGTGAAGCTGGAGGTAGGCATTACTCCGCCCCGCCAGCACCCAGTCAGCGATTCCCAGGACGTTATCGGTCAGGTTAACGTAGAGCTGGTCCTTAACCTGCTTCTCATACTCCTGCCGGGCCCCGTTAACCAGCACTGACCAGAGCGGGATGGCAAAAATCATCAGGCCAAAGAGAAGCAACATCCACAGTCCCATCAGCGGCGACAAGATTCCGAAGGCAACCACAATCAGGGCGTACAAGCCCCAGGCCACGAACATTGGGAAGAGGGTCCGCAGGTATAAATTCTGGATGTGGTGAATATCATCGGACAGGAGCCCCAGGATATCACCAAGCTGGTACTTACTAGAAAACGACGCTGCATCATGCTCTAAAGTATTGTAGAGGCGCTGCCGCAAGCGGGAAGTCATCTTGAGTACCCAGTTGTGACTCACCAGCCGTTCCAGATAACGGAAGGCTGGACGGGTAATCCCGAAAGCCCGGGTCAAAACAATTGGCACGTAGACTAACAGGATATTCTCTGGCCGGGTCGCCGACTTACTGATTAGGTAACCGGCACTGAACATTAACCCGGCGCCACAGATAAAAGTAACGATCCCAACGGAAATTGCAAAAATCAACGTTTTCCGGTAACGCCGCAAAAAGGGCCGGACCCAGCGGTCAGCTTTTAAGGCGCGTAATAAGGGAATCCGCTTAAACATCTAGTCTTCACCCCGCATTTCTTTCATCAACTGCTGGAAGTATTCATTGTGCTGCTGGAGATCAGCAAAGGTCCCCTGCCCAACTAACCGGCCATGATTCATCACCAAAATATAATCCATCTCTTTCATCCAGTGCAGCCGGTGGGTAGCGAAAAATACCAGCCGGTGATCCATCAGCGGCAGCATCCGCTTCTTCAAGTCTAACTCGGTTTCAATATCCAGGTGGGCAGTCGGTTCGTCAAAGATCATGACCCGCCGCTGTTTATCCAGGAAGGCCCGGGCTAAGGCAATCCGCTGGGCCTGACCACCGGACAGCACCCGGCGGCCGCTGCCGATTACAGTGTCCAATCCGTCTGGCAGGTCGGCAAGGAGGTCCTCTAAGCCAACCACCTTGATTGCCTGCAAGACCTGCTCATCGTTAACGTCCGGAGTGTAAAAGGCGATATTTTCCCGCAGGGTCGCCGTAAAGACGTACGGGTTTTGTGGAATATAGAGCAGCTGTTTGCGCCAGTCAGGGATATCGAGGGTGGCCGCGGCCTGCCCCTGGATGGTAATTTGGCCCGCGGTAGGGGTCAAGAAACCGCTGAGCAGGTTGATCAGGGTCGTCTTCCCGGCGCCGCTCATCCCAATAATGCCGACCTTCTGGTAGCCACGAATGCTTAATGACAGGGGCGCGATAGCAACCCCATTCGGGTACTTAAACTGAATCTGGTCCAGCTTTAATTCGTCCTCCGCCTGCCATTCATGCAGGGAAAGGTCAGCCGTTGGGGCCACCGGCCGGTTAATCAACTGGTGAATCCGTTTAAACGAATTTTTCCCGTTGAGGGTCGCATGGAAGTCGCTGGCAAAGTTGCGAATTGGCAAGAAATATTCCGGCGCCAAGATTAAGACGGCGAGGGCGGGATATAAGTCGATTTTCCCCTTAATCAGGTCAAAACCGAGATAAACCGCAATTACCGCAATCGAAAGGGTCGTGAAGAAGTCCAGTGCAAAAGTTGACAGCATGGCAATCTTCAACACCCGCATCGTCCGTTCCCGGAAGTGCTCGCTCGAATTGAAAATGCTTCTGGAATAGCGTTTGCTCAGGCCCAAGTACTTCAGGGTCGCAATTCCCCGCAGTGAATCAATAAAATTATTTGATAATTTCTGGAAGTTGCCAAACTGCTTCTCCGCCTTCGCCTGGGCCGCCTTCCCGAGAATAATCATAAACATTACGATTAACGGATACATAATCAGCAGGATAATTGCCGAACGCAGGTCTAAGAAGCCGGCCGCAATCAGGACAATCACCGGCACAATCATCATCGTCAGGGTCTTTGAAAAGATTAGCTTGATGTACTGACGGACTTCCGCCACCCCGTCAAGGACCATCGTAATCATGCTCCCCGTCCCCTGCGCTTGCACTAACGCGGGGCCCTGTTGGAAGAGCTTGGACAGCAACCGGCGGCGTAATACCTGCGCGGTCTGCCCCGCGTAATAGTCTAACCAGCGTTCACTCAGCAAGTTCAAGAGCTGGCGGCCGGTGAAGCACACCGCAAACGCCAGCAGCGGCGGCCAGTTTAGCGCATGTCCCTGCCATAATTGCGTGATCACGGCGCTCAGTGCCAGCGCTTGTCCAACAATCAAAAAAGCCTGCAGAACATCCAGTCCCGCAAGCTTCCGACTGATTGATTTAGCTCCCGCGAGTTGAAATAGCTCTCGATCAATCATTAATAATTTGCCTCCCCTACGCGTGGCATAGCGATCCGCTTCCGGAAAATCCAGTAAGCCCAGACCGTGTATGCCAAGACGCATGGTACCAAAATAACCGTGGCAATCGTCATCACAATTAAGGTGTAATTGGATGAGGATGCACTCTGAATCATCAAATCAAACTTGCTGCTGATTGAAGAAATCATTACCCGTGGGAAGAGTCCACAGAAAATCAGTGCAACCAGCGCAATCAAGGTTAAGCCGCTCGCCGTAAATGCTTGCCCCTGCTTGTTCTTAAAGGTCGAAATGTGGGCCCAAACAGAGAAGCCGACGATCAGAACCAGGCATGCCAGCGTGGCGATTGGGTGAACCGCCAGGAAGTCGGTCTGGAACAATAGGAGCAGTGCGAAGACTACTTCACCAACGTACAGTACCCAGTAGAGTGCCTGAGCATAGTTCTGGGACCGTTCAGAGATCGGGCCCTTGGTCTTCAAAGTAATGTAGTTTAGACCATGCAGGTAGGTCAGCAGTGCCAGGGCAATCCCGCCAACGATTGAGAACCAGTTAAAGTAGTCAAAGAAGTGGGCATGGATATTGCCCGCGGCATCAATTGGCATCCCCTTGATCATCGAGATGAACATCACCCCGAAGAGGAAAGGAGCAAAGAAGCTGGACCAGACCATAATCCGGTCCCAAATCGGCTTCTTGCTATCAGAACTCTTCGCCCGGAACTCGAAGGAAACACCCCGGAGAATCAAGCTGACCAAAATCAGCAGTAGAATCAGGTAGTAACCAGAAAACAGGGTTGCGTACCAGTACGGGAATGACGCGAACATGGCACCACCAGCGGTGATTAGCCATACCTCATTGCCGTCCCAGACCGGGCCAATTGACCGGATCAGCTGCGTCCGTTCACCTTCGTTGTGTGCAAGCGTGCCAACAGCCATACCGACCCCATAATCGAAGCCATCCAGGAAGAAGAAGCCCGCAAACAGGACGCCAATCAGGATAAACCATAAGATTTGCAGAAATGACATTTAGAAGGCCCCCTTTGCGAATGGATCCGTGGCCTTTTTATCTGCCTGGGCCTCATCCCATTCCACTGGGTCGTTACGCAGGAAGCGAACGATCAGTGCAATCAGGATAATTGCCAGAACGGTAAAGAGGACGAAGTAA of Limosilactobacillus oris contains these proteins:
- the cydC gene encoding thiol reductant ABC exporter subunit CydC gives rise to the protein MFKRIPLLRALKADRWVRPFLRRYRKTLIFAISVGIVTFICGAGLMFSAGYLISKSATRPENILLVYVPIVLTRAFGITRPAFRYLERLVSHNWVLKMTSRLRQRLYNTLEHDAASFSSKYQLGDILGLLSDDIHHIQNLYLRTLFPMFVAWGLYALIVVAFGILSPLMGLWMLLLFGLMIFAIPLWSVLVNGARQEYEKQVKDQLYVNLTDNVLGIADWVLAGRSNAYLQLHDQNEQQYLATARAMHKFERLRDFLMQVLVLLLVLSLVIWGAARFGGQPGGPANWIAAFVLAVFPLIDAIAPLPAAAQETNVYTNSLVRLNDLPALAERPSTAPTIEAPYELKVQDLHYTYPQTSKEVLRGISLTIKPGEKLAILGRSGAGKSTLAALLRGDRIPSAGKVTLNGVPTDQFGDQIADYISVINQQPYLFNTTIANNIRLGNEEASDDDIWAVLRRVGLAKMVAALPHGLDTKVDEAGLRFSGGERHRLALARILLKDTPIILLDEPTVGLDPITEQAVINTIFEQLAGKTLIWITHHLQGIDQVDQVIFIEDGQLAMHGTPTELWQSNQRYRELKKADQGL
- the cydD gene encoding thiol reductant ABC exporter subunit CydD, translating into MIDRELFQLAGAKSISRKLAGLDVLQAFLIVGQALALSAVITQLWQGHALNWPPLLAFAVCFTGRQLLNLLSERWLDYYAGQTAQVLRRRLLSKLFQQGPALVQAQGTGSMITMVLDGVAEVRQYIKLIFSKTLTMMIVPVIVLIAAGFLDLRSAIILLIMYPLIVMFMIILGKAAQAKAEKQFGNFQKLSNNFIDSLRGIATLKYLGLSKRYSRSIFNSSEHFRERTMRVLKIAMLSTFALDFFTTLSIAVIAVYLGFDLIKGKIDLYPALAVLILAPEYFLPIRNFASDFHATLNGKNSFKRIHQLINRPVAPTADLSLHEWQAEDELKLDQIQFKYPNGVAIAPLSLSIRGYQKVGIIGMSGAGKTTLINLLSGFLTPTAGQITIQGQAAATLDIPDWRKQLLYIPQNPYVFTATLRENIAFYTPDVNDEQVLQAIKVVGLEDLLADLPDGLDTVIGSGRRVLSGGQAQRIALARAFLDKQRRVMIFDEPTAHLDIETELDLKKRMLPLMDHRLVFFATHRLHWMKEMDYILVMNHGRLVGQGTFADLQQHNEYFQQLMKEMRGED
- the cydB gene encoding cytochrome d ubiquinol oxidase subunit II; translation: MSFLQILWFILIGVLFAGFFFLDGFDYGVGMAVGTLAHNEGERTQLIRSIGPVWDGNEVWLITAGGAMFASFPYWYATLFSGYYLILLLILVSLILRGVSFEFRAKSSDSKKPIWDRIMVWSSFFAPFLFGVMFISMIKGMPIDAAGNIHAHFFDYFNWFSIVGGIALALLTYLHGLNYITLKTKGPISERSQNYAQALYWVLYVGEVVFALLLLFQTDFLAVHPIATLACLVLIVGFSVWAHISTFKNKQGQAFTASGLTLIALVALIFCGLFPRVMISSISSKFDLMIQSASSSNYTLIVMTIATVILVPCVLAYTVWAYWIFRKRIAMPRVGEANY